Below is a window of Brachyspira hampsonii DNA.
AAAAAAAAGAAAATTGTATATAAAAAATGTCAGGCAATAAGGGGATTAACTATTTCTAAAAATGGAGATATTATACTTTGCTGTCAGGATTATTTCAAGAAATATATAATGGGAAATGTAATGGAGAAAAGTATATTAGAGATATGGAATTCATATAATGATTTAAGAGTAAAACTTTTAAGAGATAATATAGCTGAACTTCCTATTTGTAAGAAATGTTTGGAAAGGGAATAATTATGTATAATATATGTAAATTATGCGGTTATGAAGGAGAAATGAAAGTAAAATCTATTGTGAATGGAAGTAATATACTTTTATGTCCTAATTGTACATTAGAATTTATGTATCCTCAAACAAGCGATGAAGAATTAAATAAAATTTATTCTGGTAAAAATTATCCTACTTGCAGTTTTGACAATGGGGCAGAGGAAAATCCTATAACAAATATGAAAAGAAAAACTTTTAATAATATCCTCAAGAAGATATTACCATATTGTAGTAATGGAAATTTGCTTGATATAGGATGTTCTAGTGGGTTATTATTAGAAGAAGCAAAACTTATTGGATTTGATCCTTATGGAATAGAAATATCTGAATATGCAAGCAGTATAGCTAAAAAAAGAATAGGAAGTGATAGGATATATAATGGAACATTGGAAACTTCAAGTTTTAATAAAAATTTTTTCAATGTCATAACAATGATTGATGTAATAGAACATGTTAGAAACCCAATAGAAACATTAAAATATGTAAAAAATATTTTAAATAGAATTGGGGGGGGGGGGTACATTTTGATAACTACTCCTAATACAGATTCTTTTAGTAGAAAAATAATGGGGGCTAAATGGACTCATTATAACTCGGAACATTTATTTTATTTTAATAAATTAAGTATTAAAAAGTTATGCGATATATGTGGTTATGAATTGATTTATTGTTCAAGTTTTGCAAAAATTATGAGATTAGATTATATGTCTTTTCAAATGAAGGAACATTATCATTCATTTGTTTCAAATGCTATGAATATATTATCTAATATTCCAATAATTGGTAAAATTAGTTTTCCTATTTTTACAGGAGATTTTATTGCAATTTTAAAAATACTTTAGGAGGTGTATATGTATAAATGTTGTTTGTGTAATTATGAAGGTGATATGAAAATAAAATCTAATGTTGCTGGAAGAGACATAGTAGCTTGTCCAAATTGTAAATTAGAATTTATATATAATCAGCCAACATTTGATGAGATAAAACAAATATATTCTAGTGAATATTATAAAGCTTGGGGTATGGAAAATGGTGAAAATAATGAAGTTGCTTTAATGAAAAAATCAACATTTAGAAATATGTTAAAAAAAATACTTCCATATAAGAAATCTGGAAATATATTAGATATAGGTACGGCATCCGGTTTTTTACTTGAAGAAGCAAAACTTCTTGGATTTGAACCTTATGGAGTAGAGCTTTCTGAATATTCAAGTTCAATAGCAAAGAAAAAATTTGGAGATGATAGAATACATAACGGTACATTAGAAACATCAAGTTTTCAAGAAAATTTTTTTGATGTTATTACTATGACAGATCTTTTAGAACATATACAAAACCCAATAGAAATACTTAAATATTCATATAAAATATTAAAATGTCCTACTGGGGGGGGGGTATATTATGCTCACTATTCCTGATACAAATTCTTTTACTCATAATATTATGAGAAGTAAATGGACTCAATATAAGTTAGAGCATTTATTTTATTTTAATAGAAAAAATATGGAAATAATGGCAAAAAACACAGGATTTGAAATTATATATATGAAACCTGCCGTAAAAACTATGACAATAAAATATATGAGAAATCAATTTAATGTTTATAAATTATTTCCTATAACTCAATTATTTAATATAGTAAATTATATACCTATAATTAATAATTTAAGATTTAATATTAAATTGGGAGAGTCATTAGTTATACTTAAAAAGGTTTAATATGTTTTCTTTAGATTTTAAATTAAAAGTTGACAGAATATTATTTGGAAGTAGTGCTTATATACTAGATCATATAAGTTTATTAATAGGTAAATTCTTTAATAGAAACCATACTATAACAAAAGAAAATGTTAAAAATATAGTAATAGCTAAATATTTAGGGCTTGGAAGTATAGTAAGATCACAAGTAATAATTCAGGATATAAAAAATACTTTTCCAGATTGTAAGATACATTATTTAACAAGCATAAAAAATAAAAAAATATTTGATATAATAAAAGATGTTGATAATGTATTAACTATTGATGACAGCGGAATAATGAGTATGGCTATATCTACTTTTAAATTGGTTTTACAGTTATTGAAAAATCAAACCGATGCTTTTATAGATTTAGAAGTTTATTCCAGATACTCTAGCTGTATAGCTTTAATGTCCTGTGCTAGAAACAGATATGGTTTTTTTAGACATGATATTCATTGGCATATTGGTATATATACACATATGCTTTACTTTAATAATCAAAAAAATATAACAGATATTTATTTACAGATTTCTAATTATTTAACTAATAGTAATAATTATAATAAGAAATTGCCTGAGTTTAATTTCAAAGAAGATAATAAATTAGAAATAGAAAAATATTTTTTAGAAAACTTAAAAGAAAAGAAAGAAAATGATATATATATTGGAATCAATGCTAATGCAAGTGAGCTTGCATTAGAAAGAAGATATCCTCCAGATTATTTTGTGGAACTTATAGATAATTTATCTATAATTGATGAAAAGAATATATTTATTTTTTTAATAGGTGCTCCTAATGAAAAAAAATATTTAGAAGAACAAATATACAATAAACTTTCTGATGATATTAAATATAAAGTATTTTTAACTGCTGGCATATTTTCATTAAATGGTTCTATTTATTTACTTTCAAAATTTGATTTATTTATAACTACTGACTCAGGACCTTTGCATTTTGCTTATGCTCA
It encodes the following:
- a CDS encoding class I SAM-dependent methyltransferase, whose translation is MYNICKLCGYEGEMKVKSIVNGSNILLCPNCTLEFMYPQTSDEELNKIYSGKNYPTCSFDNGAEENPITNMKRKTFNNILKKILPYCSNGNLLDIGCSSGLLLEEAKLIGFDPYGIEISEYASSIAKKRIGSDRIYNGTLETSSFNKNFFNVITMIDVIEHVRNPIETLKYVKNILNRIGGGGYILITTPNTDSFSRKIMGAKWTHYNSEHLFYFNKLSIKKLCDICGYELIYCSSFAKIMRLDYMSFQMKEHYHSFVSNAMNILSNIPIIGKISFPIFTGDFIAILKIL
- a CDS encoding glycosyltransferase family 9 protein, which codes for MFSLDFKLKVDRILFGSSAYILDHISLLIGKFFNRNHTITKENVKNIVIAKYLGLGSIVRSQVIIQDIKNTFPDCKIHYLTSIKNKKIFDIIKDVDNVLTIDDSGIMSMAISTFKLVLQLLKNQTDAFIDLEVYSRYSSCIALMSCARNRYGFFRHDIHWHIGIYTHMLYFNNQKNITDIYLQISNYLTNSNNYNKKLPEFNFKEDNKLEIEKYFLENLKEKKENDIYIGINANASELALERRYPPDYFVELIDNLSIIDEKNIFIFLIGAPNEKKYLEEQIYNKLSDDIKYKVFLTAGIFSLNGSIYLLSKFDLFITTDSGPLHFAYAQNINIISIWGTGSYFHYGMINYDKEIHMTANVYCSPCLYLTVKSPCYGNNICLKMIYPKEIYKKSIEILKISEKEKYIEIEKNVDYSYYLGSVIR
- a CDS encoding class I SAM-dependent methyltransferase is translated as MYKCCLCNYEGDMKIKSNVAGRDIVACPNCKLEFIYNQPTFDEIKQIYSSEYYKAWGMENGENNEVALMKKSTFRNMLKKILPYKKSGNILDIGTASGFLLEEAKLLGFEPYGVELSEYSSSIAKKKFGDDRIHNGTLETSSFQENFFDVITMTDLLEHIQNPIEILKYSYKILKCPTGGGVYYAHYS